Proteins from a single region of Megalopta genalis isolate 19385.01 chromosome 3, iyMegGena1_principal, whole genome shotgun sequence:
- the LOC117229456 gene encoding bleomycin hydrolase isoform X1 — protein sequence MLAELTNEVLAQLREKFYEDSRNILAQNICTRSHPIEACISRKVLEESQHVFTHKIETEGKPITNQKRSGRCWLFAILNVIRPIFMKQYNLDEFEFSQSYLFFWDKVERCNYFLHNAVKSAMRNEPVDGRLVSYLLQDLLYDGGQWEMIVNIVNRHGLVPKSCFPESYSCESSSQMNSILKSKLREYCKVLRDMVSNGASDEKLEDKIREQMSVLYRIIGICLGIPPEKITWEYYDKSKNYNCIGPITPLEFYNKFVKPYYNFDDKVCLVTDPRSSNPYGKLYTIDYLGNVVGGKSTLYNNQPYEVLMKLAAESIKRNEPVWFGCDINKRVISKQGIVDMRSHDLKLMFGTDTDNLTKADRLIYGDSMMMHAMVFTAVSIDENGKIKKFRVENSWGDDHGQKGYELLTADWFSEFVFEIVIDKKLVPTDVLEVFKQEPIILPAWDPMGTLAR from the exons ATGT TGGCAGAACTTACGAATGAAGTATTAGCTCAATTACGTGAAAAGTTTTATGAAGACAGCCGCAATATATTAGCACAAAATATATGTACAAGATCACATCCTATAGAGGCTTGTATTTCACGAAAAGTTTTGGAGGAGTCACAACATGTCTTTACCCATAAGATTGAAACAGAAGGAAAACCTATTACAAATCAAAAGCGATCTGGAAGATGTTGGTTATTTGCAATTCTAAATGTTATAAGACCTATATTTATGAAGCAATATAATTTGGATGAGTTTGAATTTAGTCAATCATATCTATTTTTCTGGGATAAG GTCGAGCGTTGCAATTATTTCTTACATAATGCTGTAAAAAGTGCTATGAGAAATGAACCAGTAGATGGTCGCTTAGTGTCATACTTATTACAAGATCTTTTATATGATGGAGGACAATGGGAAATGATTGTTAATATTGTAAATCGTCATGGTTTGGTTCCTAAAAGTTGCTTTCCTGAATCCTACAGTTGTGAATCTAGTTCTCAAATGAACAGTATCTTAAAAAGTAAATTGAGAGAATACTGTAAAGTTCTCAGGGATATGGTGTCTAATGGGGCATCAGACGAAAAATTAGAAGACAAGATTCGAGAACAAATGAGTGTATTGTATCGAATAATTGGTATCTGTTTAGGCATTCCGCCAGAAAAAATCACTTGGGAATATTATGATAAATCGAAGAATTATAACTGTATTGGACCGATTACACCATTGGAGTTTTATAACAAATTTGTAAAACCATATTATAATTTTGATGATAAAGTATGTTTAGTAACAGATCCAAGGTCATCTAATCCATATGGTAAACTTTATACAATAGATTACTTGGGAAATGTAGTAGGTGGAAAATCAACATTATACAATAATCAACCATATGAAGTATTAATGAAATTAGCCGCAGAAAGTATAAAACGAAATGAGCCTGTATGGTTTGGATGTGATATAAATAAACGTGTAATAAGCAAACAGGGTATTGTCGATATGAGATCACATGACTTAAAATTAATGTTTGGGACAGATACAGACAATCTTACTAAAGCAGATAGATTGATTTACGGAGATTCTATGATGATGCATGCAATGGTATTTACTGCAGTTTCAATTGAC GAGAACGGCAAAATTAAAAAGTTTCGGGTAGAAAATTCTTGGGGAGACGACCATGGTCAAAAAGGATATGAATTACTAACGGCAGATTGGTTTTCTGAATTTGTTTTTGAAATAGTCATTGATAAAAAATTAGTACCTACAGATGTTTTGGAAGTATTTAAACAGGAACCTATTATCTTACCTGCGTGGGATCCTATGGGTACTCTTGCCCGCTAA
- the LOC117229469 gene encoding uncharacterized protein F58A4.6, giving the protein MDNPIKLIIHKGSTIFDSVIITSYALIRYEQKVKENRDTDHMNTDTNQCNGHKVVKINVICLNKKGYSAYLVSAYVTTLLSSQTYHTAAYKKLLKYSQHRVPDETNSIIVLMKLRTPKKQFLDYKGNDNITQMVLERREVDHAMSWLSTLGGAFSALGDEYQHCAEMAGKISVKQLQLAMRLGDPHLVARCKLYAALSLIQQGHIKIPKIIIKSIYKFAINQNDVRLQNMCLGIWAKLKYCFKKKINHIDYFSIRSIHHLDI; this is encoded by the exons ATGGATAATcctataaagttaattatacatAAAGGAAGCACAATTTTTGACAGTGTTATTATTACATCTTATGCACTAATTAGATATGAACAAAAAGTGAAAGAAAATAGAGATACAGATCATATGAATACCGATACAAATCAATGTAACGGACACAAAGTGGTTAAAATAAATGTGATCTGTTTAAATAAGAAGGGATATAGCGCTTATCTTGTATCAGCTTATGTTACAACATTATTAAGTTCGCAAACATATCATACAGCTgcatataaaaaattgttaaaatattcACAACACAGGGTCCCAGATGAGACAAATTCGATAATAGTCTTAATGAAACTTCGTACACCAAAGAAACAATTTTTAGATTATAAAGG GAATGATAATATAACACAAATGGTATTGGAGAGACGAGAAGTTGATCATGCTATGTCTTGGTTGTCTACTCTAGGTGGAGCATTTTCTGCTTTAGGAGATGAATATCAACACTGT gCTGAAATGGCAGGAAAAATTTCTGTAAAGCAATTGCAATTAGCAATGCGTCTTGGAGATCCACACTTGGTTGCTCGTTGTAAGTTATATGCTGCTCTAAGTTTAATCCAACAAGGTCATATAAAAATaccaaaaataattataaaaagtatttatAAATTTGCAATTAATCAAAATGATGTTCGCTTGCAAAATATGTGTCTTGGTATATGGGCTAAACTGAAATATtgttttaaaaagaaaattaatcaTATAGATTATTTTAGTATTAGATCAATACATCATCTTGACATTTAA
- the LOC117229456 gene encoding bleomycin hydrolase isoform X2 yields the protein MKQYNLDEFEFSQSYLFFWDKVERCNYFLHNAVKSAMRNEPVDGRLVSYLLQDLLYDGGQWEMIVNIVNRHGLVPKSCFPESYSCESSSQMNSILKSKLREYCKVLRDMVSNGASDEKLEDKIREQMSVLYRIIGICLGIPPEKITWEYYDKSKNYNCIGPITPLEFYNKFVKPYYNFDDKVCLVTDPRSSNPYGKLYTIDYLGNVVGGKSTLYNNQPYEVLMKLAAESIKRNEPVWFGCDINKRVISKQGIVDMRSHDLKLMFGTDTDNLTKADRLIYGDSMMMHAMVFTAVSIDENGKIKKFRVENSWGDDHGQKGYELLTADWFSEFVFEIVIDKKLVPTDVLEVFKQEPIILPAWDPMGTLAR from the exons ATGAAGCAATATAATTTGGATGAGTTTGAATTTAGTCAATCATATCTATTTTTCTGGGATAAG GTCGAGCGTTGCAATTATTTCTTACATAATGCTGTAAAAAGTGCTATGAGAAATGAACCAGTAGATGGTCGCTTAGTGTCATACTTATTACAAGATCTTTTATATGATGGAGGACAATGGGAAATGATTGTTAATATTGTAAATCGTCATGGTTTGGTTCCTAAAAGTTGCTTTCCTGAATCCTACAGTTGTGAATCTAGTTCTCAAATGAACAGTATCTTAAAAAGTAAATTGAGAGAATACTGTAAAGTTCTCAGGGATATGGTGTCTAATGGGGCATCAGACGAAAAATTAGAAGACAAGATTCGAGAACAAATGAGTGTATTGTATCGAATAATTGGTATCTGTTTAGGCATTCCGCCAGAAAAAATCACTTGGGAATATTATGATAAATCGAAGAATTATAACTGTATTGGACCGATTACACCATTGGAGTTTTATAACAAATTTGTAAAACCATATTATAATTTTGATGATAAAGTATGTTTAGTAACAGATCCAAGGTCATCTAATCCATATGGTAAACTTTATACAATAGATTACTTGGGAAATGTAGTAGGTGGAAAATCAACATTATACAATAATCAACCATATGAAGTATTAATGAAATTAGCCGCAGAAAGTATAAAACGAAATGAGCCTGTATGGTTTGGATGTGATATAAATAAACGTGTAATAAGCAAACAGGGTATTGTCGATATGAGATCACATGACTTAAAATTAATGTTTGGGACAGATACAGACAATCTTACTAAAGCAGATAGATTGATTTACGGAGATTCTATGATGATGCATGCAATGGTATTTACTGCAGTTTCAATTGAC GAGAACGGCAAAATTAAAAAGTTTCGGGTAGAAAATTCTTGGGGAGACGACCATGGTCAAAAAGGATATGAATTACTAACGGCAGATTGGTTTTCTGAATTTGTTTTTGAAATAGTCATTGATAAAAAATTAGTACCTACAGATGTTTTGGAAGTATTTAAACAGGAACCTATTATCTTACCTGCGTGGGATCCTATGGGTACTCTTGCCCGCTAA
- the LOC117229455 gene encoding glutathione synthetase isoform X1, whose protein sequence is MNMELLLNSCISEKELEELIEKAKDWALIHGMCMRSKTNFNRNTLQFAPFILMPSPFPRKEFENACQIQPKLNLLIHKVAQDFNFLKETLEETIKVDSFTRELFKICEIINAEGGSAQKISLGILRSDLMLDTNCPTEDMNNISIPYCSWKQVEINTIASGFGWLGPASTKLHRYVLTELGCHEKVENLPENDALEIICSSMIEAWNMYGDQRAVILFVIEDVPYNICDQCFHEFEIKKQNPNIKVIRRNLTQLTAATKLGSSKKLIVDNFIVAVVYYRCGYEPGQYHTRKEWEVRLLIERSLAIKCPTIQYHLVGTKKVQQVLAKPGVINKFLNNEKLCAEIKEIFTEHYSLDFNEYGNAAIEMGIANPHRFVLKPQREGGCNNKYGLDIKYFLESVKYKQDRVAWVLMDKIYPPIHRSYMVRPENNAIIKPQELVSELGIFGIIIADENNVYINKQGGHMLRTKLATANEGGVATGLGACDSPFLVD, encoded by the exons atgaacatgGAGTTGTTACTTAATTCATGCATATCGGAaaaagaattagaagaattaaTAGAGAAAGCAAAAGATTGGGCACTAATACATGGAATGTGTATGAGGTCAAAAacaaattttaatagaaatACTCTACAATTTGCACCATTTATATTGATGCCATCCCCATTTCCAAGAAAAGAGTTTGAAAATGCTTGTCAGATTCAACCAAAATTAAACTTACTTATACATAAAGTAGCACaagattttaattttttaaaagaaaCGTTAGAAGAAACAATAAAAGTTGACAGTTTCACTAGAGAGTTATTTAAAATATGTGAAATTATAAATGCTGAAGGAGGTTCTGCACAAAAGATATCTCTTGGTATTTTACGATCTGATTTAATGTTAGATACAAATTGTCCAACCGAAGACATGAATAATATATCTATCCCCTACTGTAGTTGGAAACAAGTCGAAATAAATACAATTGCTTCTGGTTTTGGTTGGTTAGGACCTGCTTCGACAAAATTACATAGATATGTGTTGACAGAACTTGGTTGTCATGAAAAAGTAGAAAATTTGCCAGAAAATGATGCATTAGAAATAATATGTTCAAGTATGATAGAAGCATGGAATATGTATGGTGATCAACG AGCAgtcattttatttgttattgAAGACGTTCCATATAATATATGCGATCAATGctttcatgaatttgaaattaaaaagcaAAATCCAAATATCAAAGTAATTCGTCGAAACTTAACACAATTAACTGCTGCAACCAAATTGGGATCCAGTAAGAAATTGATAGTAGATAATTTTATTGTAGCTGTTGTATACTATAGGTGTGGGTATGAACCTGGACAATATCATACGAGAAAAGAATGGGAAGTAAGATTACTTATAGAGAGATCTTTAGCAATTAAATGTCCCACTATTCAGTATCATTTAGTGGGAACAAAAAAAGTTCAGCAGGTTCTTGCAAAGCCTGGTGTAATCAATAAATTCCTAAATAATGAAAAGCTATGTGCTGAAATTAAAGAAATATTCACTG AACATTATTCATTAGATTTTAATGAATATGGAAATGCAGCTATAGAAATGGGGATTGCAAATCCACATCGATTTGTACTCAAGCCTCAACGAGAAGGAGGCTGCAATAACAAATATGGATTAGATATAAAATACTTTTTAGAATCTGTGAAATACAAACAAGACAGGGTAGCTTGGGTTCTTATGGACAAAATCTATCCTCCAATTCATAGAAGTTATATGGTTAGACCAGAGAACAATGCAATTATAAAACCTCAAGAATTAGTTTCTGAGCTAGGAATATTTGGCATAATTATTGCTGATGAAAATAATGTGTATATTAATAAGCAAGGTGGACACATGTTGAGAACTAAGTTAGCTACTGCTAATGAAGGTGGGGTAGCAACAGGATTAGGTGCTTGTGATAGTCCGTTCTTAGTAGATTAA
- the POLDIP2 gene encoding DNA polymerase delta interacting protein 2 — translation MELARNLIACKLKRYLLKVPEKSCFYHVRHIRLAEVGKLETPKLKGKYDTGQLILHRVFGYRGVILFPWVAKVYDRDIPNKRDESAGGNFNSVEKEVKGRTHTFYQVLIDQRDCPYIRAQTEAVTFLGNQESSRSLYAIPGLDYVAHEDILPYTTNEKTALQHELFDKFLIYKPDQDPCFVAQETLKAWQKKNHPWLELSDVHKETTENIRVTVIPFYMGCRGSQTAAIHWWRYCIRLENLGELSVQLRERHWRIFSLSGTLETVRGRGVVGQEPILSKLLPAFQYSSHVSLQAASGHMWGTFRMEREDGYAFDCRIPPFSLESKAEEPPSPNTST, via the exons atggAACTTGCGCGAAATTTGATTGCTTGTAAATTGAAACGTTACCTTCTTAAAGTACCAGAAAAGTCTTGTTTTTATCACGTAAGACATATCAG aTTGGCTGAAGTGGGAAAGTTGGAGACACCAAAATTAAAAGGAAAATATGATACTGGCCAACTAATATTACATAGAGTGTTTGGTTATCGTGGTGTAATATTATTTCCATGGGTAGCAAAGGTTTACGATAGAGATATTCCAAATAAAAGAGACGA AAGTGCAGGTGGTAATTTTAACAGTGTAGAGAAAGAAGTAAAAGGTAGAACTCATACATTTTATCAAGTATTAATTGATCAGAGAGATTGTCCATACATA CGTGCTCAAACAGAAGCAGTAACATTTTTGGGAAACCAGGAAAGTAGTCGTAGTTTATATGCAATACCAGGGTTGGACTATGTAGCTCACGAAGATATCTTACCTTATACAACAAATGAGAAAACAGCATTACAACATGAACTTTTTGATAAATTCCTAATATATAAACCAGACCAAGATCCATGTTTTGTTGCTCAAGAAACTCTTAAGGCGTGGCAGAAAAAGAATCATCCATGGCTGGAATTATCAGATGTACATAAGGAGACTACCGAAAATATTCGTGTTACTGTTATACCATTTTATATGGGTTGTAGAGGCAGTCAAACTGCAGCTATACATTGG tgGCGATATTGTATCCGCTTGGAGAACTTGGGTGAATTAAGTGTACAGTTACGTGAAAGACACTGGAGAATATTTAGTCTTTCTGGAACATTAGAAACTGTTAGAGGAAGAGGTGTAGTTGGACAAGAACCTATTTTGTCAAAACTTTTACCTGCTTTTCAATATAGTAGTCATGTGAGTTTACAAGCTGCAAGTGGACATATGTG GGGTACATTCAGAATGGAAAGAGAAGATGGGTATGCATTTGATTGTAGGATCCCACCATTTTCTTTGGAATCAAAAGCAGAAGAACCACCTTCTCCAAATACAAGTACATGA
- the LOC117229455 gene encoding required for meiotic nuclear division protein 1 homolog isoform X2, producing MNLSAIQRYILLHCKSNINFTTCRKVTTTLTSYNLSLVKPASLIKLNSQHNCNNFLHSSRIQYEESKSDIKINKEKGTLQLKKRPKKRPFPKSEDIGVWNVKALATAEEYDLENLVHGLLEKKLYVPDTICTTTSSLPDVIHAVAKYEVEFEPREIFFFREGTVVMWNVTDLEYDSILKFLKNYEENSYTEFMIQAERELMTYAHTDSGKQSHIKNGNIMLSLTATNLDKYTFSNAIAQSVKLGIWEASLDNYIDSIELVTEDLKFGRKLRISQQEVLKKQGELFALRHSINLSSDLLDTPDFYWERDDLEILYQHTCSYFNITKRTRVINEKISHCVELVGILSSHLSDRHHIRLEWMIIVLIMVEVGFETIHYIDRYLG from the exons ATGAATTTGTCAGCAATTCAAAGATACATTCTGTTGCACTGCAAAAGCAATATCAATTTTACTACTTGTAGAAAAGTAACGACAACTTTAACATCGTATAATCTATCATTAGTGAAACCTGCATctcttataaaattaaattcgcaacataattgtaataatttcttacaTAGTAGTAGAATTCAATATGAGGAAAGTAAATCtgacattaaaattaataaagagAAAGGTACCCTCCAATTAAAAAAGAGACCTAAGAAAAGACCTTTCCCAAAGAGTGAAGACATTGGT gtATGGAATGTAAAAGCATTAGCTACTGCAGAAGAATATGACTTAGAAAATTTAGTACATGGTCTTTTAGAGAAGAAGTTATATGTACCCGACACAATCTGTACGACAACTAGCT CTTTACCAGATGTCATACATGCAGTTGCAAAGTATGAAGTAGAATTTGAACCAAGAGAAATATTCTTTTTTCGGGAAGGCACTGTAGTGATGTGGAATGTCACTGATCTTGAATATGACagtatattaaaatttttaaaaaattatgaagAGAATTCTTATACAGAGTTCATGATTCAAGCAGAAAGAGAATTAATGACATATGCTCATACAGATAGTGG GAAACAAAGTCACATtaaaaatggaaatattatGTTATCACTGACTGCAACAAATCtagataaatatacattttcaaaTGCAATTGCTCAATCAGTGAAACTAGGTATATGGGAAGCATCATTGGATAATTATATAGACTCCATAGAACTTGTCACTGAGGACTTAAAATTTGGCAGAAAGCTTAGAATAAGTCAGCAAGAAGTATTAAAAAAACAGGGAGAACTATTTGCATTGAGACATTCAATCAATTTAAGTTCGGATTTGTTAGATACTCCTGACTTCTACTGGGAAAGAGACGATTTGGAAATTTTGTATCAACACACATGTTCATATTTCAATATTACAAAACGTACAAGA GTTATTAATGAGAAAATAAGTCATTGTGTGGAGCTTGTTGGAATTTTATCTTCGCATTTAAGCGACCGTCATCATATCCGTTTAGAATGGATGATTATTGTCCTTATTATGGTTGAAGTTGGTTTTGAAACAATACACTACATAGACAGATATTTAGGTTAA
- the LOC117229454 gene encoding rabphilin-3A, producing MDITVKDPGRGNRWVCPNDRHLALRAKLRIGWSVKTGALDSKWGNYSNSYTAGSNRCAQSFVLSEEEQQAIIEVIQRAEALDLSEQERIGRLVERLENMKRNVCIVTGTRMNERRNCSSRCSNSAHCVCSCALCGEKFGAVLGATPNLCKDCRKYICQKCGIETTELNSAFPSTVSTKSVLDRTTMQRIVRRSNNSQRQFLCRICAETREMWKKSGAWFLKGMPKYILPEKKERGWSRIGHKQMSWTVGGNKSLELTEPHDSSSDEEVTRLSPFSNSAQSTSSVSKISPGQRSNDLSPLNNREECLDQLDRSTLSITSQCSRISPTSSVASSRLRTNGKATHDPQFEQRVSFEDEIITEKVKKSDNPSDINNDTRRIEFNSYNQLKNSQVQSLRLNSSTVPMKLGTTIIPTEQVLEQFQIKEKYMGQHASQFYLEKENPHSNNQIDSSHLQMLEHGVEENYGTLEISLQYDPADQCLQCKVERARGLRPMDIHGLADPFCKLNILPIDPVANTERLRTKTVHKTRNPEFNETLNFYGTTETDIWNGKALHILILQDDPAGQDFLGEARFPLHELQPRQTKHYNVPLQDYYPVNNEEAAWGVFSSGRGKIEVALSYCTRRRALMVMVQQAANLLPMDSNGFSDPFVKLCLIENVTNNQKQRVFDYSIARITGRKLMSKKIIGRNSQNTTIKWKTLNPKWNEEFIFTMRLTDLTKLALHITVWDKDFGKNNDYLGGLELSSNSKGARLKHWIDTIKFPDHQHQAWHNLTDTVFPTE from the exons ATGGACATCACAGTAAAAGATCCAGGTAGAGGAAACAGATGGGTTTGTCCAAATGATCGTCATTTAGCATTGAGAGCAAA ATTGCGCATAGGATGGTCTGTGAAGACTGGTGCTCTAGATTCAAAATGGGGTAATTATTCAAATTCTTACACTGCTGGTTCAAATCGTTGTgcacaatcatttgtattgtctgaagaagagcaacaagcaaTCATAGAG GTCATTCAAAGAGCTGAAGCCCTAGATTTATCCGAACAAGAACGAATTGGTAGATTAGTAGAGAGACTAGAAAACATGAAACGTAATGTTTGTATTGTCACTGGAACAAGGATGAATGAGAGAAGAAACTGTAGTAGCCGTTGTTCTAACAGTGCGCATTGCGTATGTTCCTGTGCTCTATGTGGTGAAAAATTTGGAGCCGTACTGGGTGCAACACCAAATCTTTGCAAGGACTGTCGTAAATACATATGTCAAAAATGTGGTATAGAAACTACTGAACTTAATTCGGCATTTCCAAGTACAGTTTCAACAAAAAGTGTGCTAGATAGAACAACTATGCAACGAATTGTCAGACGTTCAAATAACAGTCAAAGACAATTTCTTTGTCGTATATGCGCAGAGACCAGAGAAATGTGGAAAAAAAGCGGTGCTTGGTTTCTTAAAGGCATGCCAAAGTACATTTTGCCCGAGAAAAAG GAACGTGGATGGTCGCGAATTGGTCACAAGCAGATGTCTTGGACTGTTGGAGGAAACAAATCTCTGGAATTAACAGAACCTCACGATTCCTCTTCGGATGAAGAAGTAACGCGACTTTCGCCATTTTCGAATTCTGCTCAATCAACTAGCAGTGTATCTAAAATATCACCGGGACAGCGATCCAACGACTTATCACCGTTGAATAATCGTGAAGAATGCTTAGATCAATTAGATAGGTCTACTCTTTCAATTACATCTCAATGTAGTCGTATTTCACCAACTTCTTCAGTTGCGAGTTCACGATTGCGAACGAATGGTAAAGCCACTCATGATCCCCAATTTGAACAACGTGTGTCTTTCGAGGATGAAATCATCactgaaaaagttaaaaaatccGACAATCCCAGCGATATAAATAACGATACTCGTAGAATAGAGTTTAACTCATACAATCAATTAAAAAACTCTCAGGTACAATCTCTCAG ATTGAATTCGTCAACGGTTCCAATGAAACTGGGAACGACAATCATTCCAACGGAACAAGTACTAgaacagtttcaaatcaaagagaaataCATGGGCCAGCACGCAAgtcaattttacttagaaaaagaGAACCCGCACAGCAACAATCAAATCGACTCGTCACACCTACAAATGTTGGAGCACG GAGTGGAGGAAAATTATGGAACTCTAGAAATCTCCTTGCAATACGACCCAGCGGATCAGTGCCTCCAGTGCAAGGTGGAACGAGCACGAGGCTTACGACCAATGGATATTCATGGTCTCGCCGATCCGTTCTGCAAACTGAACATATTACCAATAGATCCAGTAGCGAATACGGAACGTCTTCGAACAAAGACAGTCCACAAAACACGGAATCCGGAATTCAACGAGACACTAAACTTTTATGGAACGACGGAAACAGAC ATATGGAATGGCAAAGCACTTCACATCCTGATACTCCAGGACGATCCAGCAGGTCAAGACTTTCTAGGAGAAGCGAGGTTTCCCCTGCACGAGTTACAACCCCGTCAAACCAAACATTATAATGTCCCATTACAAGATTATTATCCA GTGAACAATGAAGAAGCTGCATGGGGTGTGTTTTCCAGTGGACGGGGAAAGATTGAAGTGGCTCTAAGTTACTGTACAAGACGTAGAGCATTGATGGTTATGGTTCAACAAGCTGCAAATCTACTTCCAATGGATAGTAATGGATTTTCTGACCCATTTGTCAAGTTGTGCCTTATAGAAAATGTGACAAACAATCAAAAACAACGTGTCTTTGACTATTCAATTGCACGTATCACAGGCAGAAAGCTCATGTCAAAGAAAATCATAGGTCGTAATTCTCAGAACACAACAATCAAGTGGAAAACTTTAAATCCCAAATGGaatgaagaatttatttttactATGCGGTTGACAGATCTTACAAAACTTGCATTACACATTACAGTGTGGGACAAGGACTTTGGCAAGAATAACGACTATCTTG gTGGACTTGAATTAAGTTCTAACAGCAAAGGAGCCCGACTAAAACATTGGATAGATACAATTAAATTTCCAGATCATCAGCACCAAGCTTGGCACAACTTAACAGATACTGTTTTTCCCacagaataa